The following proteins come from a genomic window of Halorussus halophilus:
- a CDS encoding Na+/H+ antiporter NhaC family protein, giving the protein MALESIDAGIWSIVPALLAITLAWTTRDAIIGLFVGIASTGPIYGAIKPATVGVPKEFVGSISGQALGALFGLKVIPTLVATAPLFSSAWYVENVLIAIFAIGGMIGLMIRSGAIQGVLESLASWADSSEDAEKAAFLAGIAIHIDDYFNCLVVGSMLRPLTDRFDVSRAKLAYYVDSAGSPAARLAFYSTWGAALIGFIGAGLTEAQKQGNLPSDMSQFVTGTGESASAATAQVWPLFFNSLFFGFYSWVALIIAAGVAWQVVPNIFGMGDEERRARKEGKVVGDDHDPMISKEMDEYEMAETATPDWRNFAIPIATMVAVGLGAMFWRSSPVVHVAGKPENVLFSLGGYQLMVPPAGPWAFNIGGVKLGLAATTALVVAFVLYRVKGDIPSNDDATDAMLRGFKGIFLAALILMLASTIQNSVTTLGIANFVTDWFSGVPAAVVPFIIFAATAGISFSDGSSWSTYGIMFPIAIPVAFTTGANLPLVMGAVFSGGIFGDHSSPISDTTVLASSTSGSDHLVHVKTQIPYAVAAASIAGALFLLLGFVLPEGFVVIPY; this is encoded by the coding sequence ATGGCGTTAGAAAGCATCGACGCGGGCATCTGGTCCATCGTTCCGGCACTGTTGGCGATTACACTGGCGTGGACGACCCGAGATGCGATCATCGGACTGTTCGTTGGTATCGCAAGCACCGGACCGATTTACGGTGCGATAAAACCCGCTACCGTCGGCGTTCCGAAGGAGTTCGTCGGGAGTATCAGTGGACAGGCGCTCGGCGCACTGTTCGGTCTCAAAGTAATCCCGACGCTCGTCGCCACCGCGCCGCTGTTCAGTAGCGCGTGGTACGTCGAAAACGTCCTGATAGCTATCTTCGCTATCGGCGGCATGATCGGCTTGATGATTCGGTCGGGGGCGATTCAGGGCGTCCTCGAATCGCTCGCGAGTTGGGCCGACTCGTCGGAAGACGCCGAGAAGGCCGCCTTCCTCGCAGGTATCGCTATTCACATCGACGACTACTTCAACTGTCTCGTGGTCGGGTCGATGCTTCGACCGCTGACCGACCGCTTCGACGTGTCGCGGGCGAAGTTGGCGTACTACGTCGATAGCGCCGGGAGTCCGGCCGCACGCCTCGCGTTCTACTCGACGTGGGGCGCAGCACTTATCGGGTTCATCGGCGCGGGTCTCACGGAAGCCCAGAAACAGGGGAATCTTCCGTCTGACATGAGTCAGTTCGTCACGGGCACCGGAGAGAGCGCCAGCGCGGCCACGGCACAGGTCTGGCCGCTGTTCTTCAACAGCCTCTTCTTCGGCTTCTACTCGTGGGTGGCGCTCATCATCGCGGCGGGCGTCGCGTGGCAGGTCGTCCCGAACATCTTCGGCATGGGCGACGAGGAACGGCGCGCCCGCAAGGAAGGAAAGGTCGTCGGCGACGACCACGACCCGATGATTTCGAAGGAGATGGACGAGTACGAGATGGCAGAGACGGCGACTCCCGACTGGCGGAACTTCGCCATTCCCATCGCCACGATGGTTGCCGTCGGTCTCGGGGCGATGTTCTGGCGCAGTAGCCCAGTCGTGCACGTCGCTGGCAAGCCGGAGAACGTCCTGTTCTCGCTCGGCGGCTACCAGTTGATGGTGCCGCCAGCAGGCCCGTGGGCGTTCAACATTGGCGGCGTGAAGTTGGGTCTCGCGGCAACGACGGCGCTCGTCGTGGCGTTCGTCCTGTATCGCGTGAAGGGCGACATCCCGAGCAACGACGACGCGACGGACGCGATGTTGCGCGGGTTCAAGGGTATCTTCCTCGCGGCACTCATCCTGATGCTCGCCTCTACGATTCAGAACAGCGTCACCACGCTCGGCATCGCCAACTTCGTCACCGACTGGTTCTCCGGCGTTCCAGCGGCCGTCGTGCCGTTCATCATCTTCGCCGCGACGGCAGGAATCAGCTTCTCCGACGGCAGTTCGTGGTCCACCTACGGCATCATGTTCCCCATCGCCATCCCCGTGGCGTTCACGACCGGTGCGAACCTGCCGCTCGTGATGGGCGCGGTGTTCAGCGGTGGTATCTTCGGTGACCACTCCTCGCCGATTTCGGACACGACGGTGCTGGCGTCCTCGACCAGTGGGAGCGACCACTTGGTTCACGTCAAAACGCAGATTCCCTACGCCGTCGCCGCGGCGAGCATTGCAGGGGCACTGTTCCTCCTTCTGGGGTTCGTTCTCCCCGAAGGCTTCGTCGTCATCCCGTACTGA
- a CDS encoding replication factor C large subunit: MTDWTEKYRPSTLSEVRGNNKARDKLKEWADTWDEHGDAVIVHGSPGVGKTSAAHALASDMGWPTIELNASDTRTKDVVERVAGEAAKSGTLTGGSSGRRLVVMDEADNLHGNVDRGGSRAITSIVKDAGQPMVLIANEFYDMSNSLRNACETIEFRDVSARSIVPVLRDICRQEGVEYEDDALRAIADKNSGDLRSAVNDLQAIAETNETLTEDDVSVTGDRDRTSGIFDYLDKVFKEADAKEALEESYDVDETPDDMLNWIEDNVPKDYSGAELADAYDFLSNADTWLGRVRATQNYSYWRYAGDNITAGVAASRREKKGGWTRYGPPSYWRKLGSSKANRNTRDYIAQKIAETDGVSMSTARREIMPFLASMTHHCKNRELTTAMAAKYDLEEKHVSFVTGSGKTTNKVENVVADAAELREKAAVEHSGGAFEGATRSETVESDDDTAATADAASDGADSKDDATDDDDSQTGLADFG; the protein is encoded by the coding sequence ATGACCGACTGGACGGAGAAGTACCGGCCTTCGACCCTCTCGGAGGTGCGCGGGAACAACAAGGCCCGCGACAAACTGAAAGAGTGGGCGGACACGTGGGACGAACACGGGGACGCCGTCATCGTCCACGGCAGTCCCGGCGTCGGCAAGACTTCGGCGGCCCACGCACTGGCGAGCGACATGGGCTGGCCGACCATCGAGTTGAACGCCAGCGACACCCGGACCAAGGACGTGGTCGAGCGAGTCGCAGGCGAGGCCGCCAAGAGCGGCACCCTCACTGGCGGTAGTTCTGGCCGCCGACTCGTCGTCATGGACGAAGCCGACAACCTCCACGGCAACGTCGATAGGGGCGGGTCCCGAGCAATCACCAGTATCGTCAAGGACGCCGGTCAACCGATGGTACTCATCGCCAACGAGTTCTACGACATGTCGAACTCGCTCCGGAACGCCTGCGAGACCATCGAGTTCCGCGACGTGTCTGCACGCTCTATCGTCCCCGTCCTCCGGGACATCTGTCGGCAGGAAGGCGTCGAGTACGAAGACGACGCACTCCGCGCTATCGCCGACAAGAACAGCGGCGACCTGCGCTCGGCGGTCAACGACCTCCAAGCAATCGCCGAGACGAACGAAACGTTGACGGAAGACGACGTGAGCGTCACTGGCGACCGCGACCGAACGAGCGGCATCTTCGACTACCTCGACAAGGTCTTCAAAGAAGCAGACGCGAAGGAGGCGTTAGAGGAGTCCTACGACGTGGACGAGACGCCGGACGACATGCTGAACTGGATAGAGGACAACGTCCCGAAAGACTACTCCGGCGCGGAACTCGCGGACGCCTACGACTTCCTCTCGAACGCCGACACGTGGCTCGGTCGCGTTCGCGCCACGCAGAACTACTCCTACTGGCGATACGCGGGCGACAACATCACCGCTGGCGTCGCCGCCTCGCGCCGCGAGAAGAAAGGTGGCTGGACCCGCTACGGCCCGCCGAGTTATTGGCGAAAGCTCGGCAGTTCGAAGGCAAATCGGAACACTCGCGACTACATCGCGCAGAAAATCGCCGAAACCGACGGCGTGAGCATGTCCACAGCGCGCCGCGAAATCATGCCGTTCCTCGCGTCGATGACCCACCACTGTAAGAACCGGGAGTTGACGACAGCGATGGCCGCCAAGTACGACTTAGAGGAAAAGCACGTCTCGTTCGTCACGGGAAGCGGCAAGACGACGAACAAAGTCGAGAACGTCGTCGCTGACGCGGCGGAACTACGGGAGAAGGCGGCGGTCGAACACTCGGGCGGTGCGTTCGAGGGAGCGACTCGCTCCGAGACTGTGGAGTCGGACGACGACACGGCGGCTACCGCGGACGCGGCGTCCGACGGCGCGGATTCGAAGGACGACGCGACGGACGACGACGACAGCCAGACCGGACTCGCGGACTTCGGGTGA
- a CDS encoding transporter substrate-binding domain-containing protein: MDRRTFVKGSAGAIGGLTVGGLVSAQDGEVVRIGSDIPYKPFEYRNQDGEIVGFDVDLAGAIFEELGTDYEFVQTGFDTIIPSLNNGNFRIIMSAMTINDERAEKVDFSDPYFVAYQTVAILQGSDISSVEDLRGQTVAVQKGTTGEGAAEDLQEQFGGDLTIDSYDQITGAFNALLNNQAVAVINDNTVNVQFTQDNENIVLLEGEGVAAERGEAAPDYLTLTVEEYGIAFRQDDDEFRQQVNEALTAVIESGRYEEIYREYFTGDPPASILERGQVTTMGGTTTVSNGTATNETESGTTEGS; the protein is encoded by the coding sequence ATCGACAGGCGGACGTTTGTCAAGGGGAGCGCAGGAGCTATCGGCGGACTCACGGTCGGCGGACTCGTGAGCGCACAAGACGGCGAAGTAGTTCGAATCGGGTCGGACATTCCGTACAAGCCGTTCGAGTATCGCAATCAGGATGGTGAAATCGTCGGTTTCGACGTAGACCTCGCTGGGGCGATTTTCGAGGAACTGGGGACGGACTACGAGTTCGTCCAGACGGGCTTCGACACCATCATCCCGAGTCTGAACAACGGGAACTTCCGCATCATCATGTCCGCGATGACCATCAACGACGAGCGCGCGGAGAAAGTGGATTTCTCGGACCCGTACTTCGTCGCCTACCAGACTGTGGCGATTTTGCAGGGGAGCGACATCAGTTCGGTCGAAGACCTGCGCGGCCAGACAGTCGCCGTCCAGAAAGGGACGACTGGCGAAGGAGCGGCGGAGGACCTGCAAGAGCAGTTCGGTGGCGACCTGACCATCGACAGCTACGACCAGATTACGGGTGCGTTCAATGCGCTTCTGAACAACCAAGCTGTCGCAGTCATCAACGACAACACGGTCAACGTGCAGTTCACGCAGGACAACGAGAATATCGTGCTGTTGGAGGGCGAGGGTGTTGCCGCAGAGCGAGGTGAAGCCGCGCCGGATTACCTAACGCTGACCGTCGAGGAGTACGGCATCGCGTTCCGGCAGGACGACGACGAGTTCCGCCAGCAGGTCAACGAGGCACTAACTGCGGTCATCGAGAGCGGTCGGTACGAAGAAATCTACCGCGAGTATTTCACGGGTGATCCGCCAGCGTCTATCTTGGAACGTGGTCAGGTGACCACGATGGGCGGAACCACGACAGTGAGCAACGGAACCGCGACCAATGAAACCGAGTCGGGAACTACCGAGGGTAGCTAA
- a CDS encoding pyridoxamine 5'-phosphate oxidase family protein, giving the protein MGDIRSVQMSDEERDEFLERGGTGVVSFPRASDEPPHSIPVSYGYEVDNGHFYFRLAFGPDSDKSELIDEETPVSFVTYDQTETGWQSVVATGKLDEVPEDELDKSISEAMRQVEIPLVDVFERRPQEVTFRFFQLVPDELTGRKEARADD; this is encoded by the coding sequence ATGGGGGACATCCGTTCGGTCCAGATGAGCGACGAAGAGCGCGACGAATTCCTCGAACGCGGCGGCACTGGGGTCGTCTCGTTCCCGCGAGCCAGCGACGAACCGCCCCACTCGATTCCCGTTTCGTACGGCTACGAGGTGGACAACGGCCACTTCTACTTCCGACTCGCGTTCGGTCCCGACAGCGACAAAAGCGAGTTGATCGACGAGGAGACCCCAGTCTCGTTCGTCACCTACGACCAGACCGAGACGGGGTGGCAGAGCGTCGTCGCCACCGGAAAGTTGGACGAAGTTCCAGAAGACGAACTCGACAAGTCGATTTCCGAAGCGATGCGACAGGTCGAAATTCCACTCGTAGACGTGTTCGAACGTCGTCCACAGGAAGTGACCTTCCGTTTCTTCCAGTTGGTCCCCGACGAGTTGACGGGACGGAAAGAGGCCCGGGCCGACGACTAG
- a CDS encoding helix-turn-helix transcriptional regulator — MGRGEFSAVVVVVAVCLATTVPATAGGAGATAERAGATAGEFGAAGGTTAIASSSAAIASNPTTATTNLAQANGVTPDTIVMRVQVHENGSATWEVEYRTRLDDQETTEAFRSLQSDIENDSAEHSEQFVRRMRGTISGAEQATGREMNGTNFTVDADLREFPQRYGVVVYSFRWTGFAAVGGSEMHLGDALSGLVLDEKTRLLISWPEEYEATTVRPTPDERRERGALWVGPTEFTMNEPRIVLSVPGSGPFDLPNWLDLPTWLLAALAGGVAVVGLGGAWWLFRRRDGAAPEEDEGDTTDDRPPEDLLSNEERVLRVLERHNGRVKQKAIVSELGWTEAKTSQVVGRLREEGKIESFRLGRENVLALPRQEP, encoded by the coding sequence ATGGGGCGAGGTGAGTTCTCTGCGGTCGTCGTGGTGGTCGCCGTCTGTCTGGCGACGACCGTCCCCGCGACTGCCGGTGGGGCCGGGGCGACTGCCGAGAGAGCGGGAGCGACTGCTGGTGAGTTTGGAGCGGCTGGTGGAACTACGGCGATTGCTAGTAGCTCTGCGGCAATCGCCAGTAACCCGACGACCGCAACTACCAACCTCGCGCAGGCCAACGGCGTCACGCCCGATACAATCGTCATGCGCGTGCAAGTTCACGAGAACGGGTCGGCGACGTGGGAGGTCGAGTACCGTACTCGCTTGGACGACCAAGAGACCACGGAGGCCTTTCGGAGCCTCCAATCCGACATCGAGAACGACTCGGCCGAACACAGCGAACAGTTCGTGCGCCGGATGCGCGGGACTATCTCGGGAGCGGAGCAGGCGACCGGCCGCGAGATGAACGGGACGAACTTCACGGTAGACGCCGACCTGCGGGAGTTCCCCCAGCGCTACGGCGTCGTCGTCTACTCGTTCCGCTGGACGGGGTTCGCGGCAGTCGGTGGTAGCGAGATGCACCTCGGTGACGCCCTCTCTGGGTTGGTGTTAGACGAGAAGACGCGACTGCTCATCTCCTGGCCCGAGGAGTACGAGGCGACGACGGTCCGACCGACGCCAGACGAACGGCGCGAGCGTGGCGCGCTCTGGGTCGGTCCCACCGAGTTCACGATGAACGAGCCGCGAATCGTCCTCTCGGTGCCGGGAAGCGGCCCCTTCGACTTGCCCAACTGGCTCGACTTGCCGACGTGGCTTCTCGCCGCGCTGGCGGGTGGAGTGGCCGTCGTCGGACTCGGCGGTGCGTGGTGGCTGTTCCGCCGCCGCGACGGAGCGGCCCCCGAAGAGGACGAAGGCGACACGACCGACGACAGACCGCCCGAAGACCTCCTCAGCAACGAAGAGCGCGTCCTGCGCGTCCTCGAACGGCACAACGGCCGCGTCAAGCAGAAAGCAATCGTTTCCGAGCTAGGGTGGACCGAGGCGAAGACCAGTCAAGTAGTCGGACGCCTGCGCGAGGAGGGCAAAATCGAGAGTTTCCGCCTCGGGCGCGAGAACGTCCTCGCGCTGCCCCGGCAGGAGCCATAG
- a CDS encoding HalOD1 output domain-containing protein: MSKANTQQQAAPETERETPLRMHVELSGSETLDSAVTCAVSRATGVAVTDLAPLYEYMDPDALHEFVTSMRDRETATSVTFEYEGHDVRVKGDGEILVWPET, from the coding sequence ATGTCGAAAGCAAACACACAACAGCAAGCCGCCCCAGAGACCGAACGCGAGACACCCCTCAGAATGCACGTCGAGTTGTCCGGTAGCGAGACGCTCGACTCCGCGGTCACGTGTGCAGTGTCACGGGCGACGGGCGTCGCAGTTACCGACCTCGCGCCGCTCTACGAGTACATGGACCCCGACGCACTCCACGAGTTCGTCACGTCGATGCGCGACCGAGAGACGGCGACGAGTGTCACGTTCGAGTACGAAGGTCACGACGTTCGAGTCAAGGGCGACGGTGAGATACTCGTCTGGCCGGAAACGTAG
- a CDS encoding amino acid ABC transporter ATP-binding protein, which translates to MPNVPAVEFDGVDKYFGETHVLKDVDLEIDESEVVVIIGPSGSGKSTLLRCVNRLEEIQDGDIRIQGTSITDPETDLNRLRQRIGMVFQSFNLFPHKTALQNVTLAPEEVRGVPKSEAEEHGRSLLAEVGLGDQADSYPNQLSGGQQQRVAIARALAMDPSVMLFDEVTSALDPELVGEVLSVMRKLAEEGMTMLVVTHEMGFAREVGDRIVLMADGNIVETGPPEQFFEHPGTDRAKQFLARVE; encoded by the coding sequence ATGCCTAACGTGCCTGCCGTGGAGTTCGACGGCGTGGACAAGTACTTCGGCGAGACGCACGTCCTCAAAGACGTCGACCTCGAAATCGACGAGAGCGAAGTGGTCGTCATCATCGGTCCCAGTGGGAGCGGAAAATCGACGCTACTTCGCTGTGTGAACCGCCTCGAAGAAATTCAGGACGGTGACATCCGTATCCAAGGAACGTCCATCACCGACCCCGAGACGGACCTCAATCGCCTGCGTCAGCGCATCGGCATGGTGTTCCAGAGCTTCAACTTGTTCCCACACAAGACGGCGCTCCAGAACGTCACGCTCGCGCCCGAGGAGGTCCGTGGAGTGCCCAAATCGGAGGCCGAAGAACATGGTCGAAGCCTACTCGCGGAAGTCGGACTCGGAGACCAAGCAGATTCGTACCCCAACCAGCTCTCCGGTGGCCAGCAACAGCGTGTCGCCATCGCTCGCGCGCTGGCTATGGACCCGAGCGTGATGCTGTTCGACGAAGTGACGAGCGCACTCGACCCCGAACTCGTCGGGGAAGTGCTGTCGGTAATGCGGAAGCTCGCCGAGGAAGGGATGACGATGCTGGTCGTCACCCACGAGATGGGGTTCGCCCGCGAAGTCGGTGACCGAATCGTGTTGATGGCCGATGGAAACATCGTCGAAACTGGTCCCCCCGAGCAGTTCTTCGAGCATCCCGGAACTGACCGGGCAAAACAGTTCCTCGCGCGGGTGGAGTGA
- a CDS encoding amino acid ABC transporter permease, translated as MAETYSDEPTVEERRSSDGLLTDERVKWFGIAVAGLFTSAVLYLLYRILTDFVDYELMAAVFPRFVDAYILVLKIFLVSAVLSLVAGTMVGLGRVSRTKFTKAIATGYVEFFRGTPLLFQIFIIYLGIPAFWRASPEPFPIANWNIPAAIIALTLNHAAYSGEAIKGGITAVPDGQMEAARSLGMSYIDSMREVILPQAARNALAALGNDQVILVKDTSLLTVIAVPEIISVFRNVNSNTFDAWTPIVLVAISYLAITLPLGKLVRYLERRSDWGGSDA; from the coding sequence ATGGCGGAAACATACTCAGACGAACCGACTGTAGAGGAGCGCCGGTCGTCGGACGGACTGTTGACCGACGAGCGAGTCAAGTGGTTCGGCATAGCGGTCGCTGGGCTGTTTACCTCGGCAGTACTCTACTTGCTGTACCGCATTCTGACCGACTTCGTGGACTACGAGCTGATGGCGGCGGTGTTTCCACGGTTCGTGGACGCCTACATTCTAGTCCTCAAAATCTTCCTCGTTTCGGCGGTACTCTCGCTCGTCGCCGGGACGATGGTCGGGTTGGGACGAGTGTCACGGACGAAGTTCACCAAAGCAATAGCGACGGGCTACGTCGAGTTCTTCCGTGGAACGCCGTTGCTGTTCCAGATTTTTATCATCTACCTCGGAATCCCGGCCTTCTGGCGGGCTTCGCCAGAGCCGTTTCCCATCGCGAACTGGAATATCCCTGCTGCGATCATCGCTCTAACGCTAAACCACGCCGCGTACTCCGGCGAGGCAATCAAAGGCGGTATCACGGCGGTTCCGGACGGCCAGATGGAGGCCGCCCGGTCGCTCGGGATGTCCTACATCGACTCGATGCGGGAGGTCATCCTGCCCCAAGCGGCCCGAAACGCGCTCGCGGCACTCGGCAACGACCAGGTCATCCTCGTGAAAGACACCTCGCTACTGACGGTCATCGCGGTGCCCGAAATCATCAGCGTCTTCCGGAACGTCAACAGCAACACCTTCGACGCGTGGACACCGATCGTCCTCGTGGCCATCTCGTATCTCGCCATCACGTTGCCGCTCGGAAAACTCGTGCGCTATCTCGAACGCCGCTCTGACTGGGGTGGTAGCGATGCCTAA
- a CDS encoding basic amino acid ABC transporter substrate-binding protein: MKRRTFVKGSAGITTGLTLAGCIGGDGGGEGESTTTESTDTTASGTSAEETTSGESSSMDGPVVIGSDIPYPPFEYRNNSGELKGFDVDIAKALFEEEMGIGYEFKKTGFDTIIPSLNNGNFRIIMSAMTINDKRAQKVDFSDPYFTAYQTVAIRKGGDISKLEDLKGTTVAVQKGTTGEGAAEGLKEQFGGSLTIDSYDQITGAFNALLNNQASAVINDNTVNAKYVNEQDNVVFLKGEGEAAKQGKNAPDYLTLTVEEYGIAFRQDDDDFKKKVNEALAAIKESGKYDEIYNEYFGSGSN; the protein is encoded by the coding sequence ATGAAGCGACGAACCTTTGTCAAGGGCAGTGCTGGCATCACCACCGGATTGACGCTCGCAGGCTGTATCGGCGGCGATGGTGGCGGAGAGGGAGAGAGCACGACGACCGAATCGACGGACACGACTGCGTCGGGAACTTCGGCGGAAGAGACGACCTCCGGCGAAAGTTCGAGCATGGATGGACCAGTCGTCATCGGGTCGGACATCCCCTACCCGCCCTTCGAGTACCGCAACAACAGCGGCGAGCTCAAGGGATTCGACGTGGACATCGCGAAGGCGCTCTTCGAAGAGGAGATGGGCATCGGATACGAGTTCAAGAAGACTGGCTTCGACACCATCATTCCGAGCCTGAACAACGGGAACTTCCGCATCATCATGTCCGCGATGACCATCAACGACAAACGTGCCCAGAAGGTGGACTTCTCGGACCCGTACTTCACGGCGTACCAGACCGTCGCAATCCGGAAAGGCGGCGACATCTCCAAACTCGAAGACCTGAAGGGGACGACGGTCGCGGTCCAGAAGGGGACGACTGGCGAAGGTGCCGCAGAAGGTCTCAAAGAACAGTTTGGCGGTAGCTTGACCATCGACAGCTACGACCAGATTACGGGCGCGTTCAACGCGCTCCTGAACAATCAGGCCTCCGCGGTCATCAACGACAACACGGTCAACGCGAAGTACGTCAACGAACAAGACAACGTTGTCTTCCTCAAAGGCGAGGGCGAGGCCGCGAAACAAGGCAAGAACGCGCCGGACTACCTCACTCTCACCGTCGAGGAGTACGGCATCGCGTTCCGACAGGACGACGACGACTTCAAGAAGAAGGTCAACGAAGCACTCGCGGCAATCAAAGAGAGCGGCAAGTACGACGAAATCTACAACGAGTACTTCGGCTCCGGCTCGAACTAA
- a CDS encoding glycoside hydrolase family 68 protein encodes MPDISLDDYPSGEDSPRSSWTREQAAAMERTEMNVAPIIYPPEDDPAADDGVHVWDTWLLRDRNGEIAEIDGWRVVFSLTAASELLPGKRHDCATIRYFYSRDGKSWQGGGPVFDGGALGQRQWAGSALYDDGDLYVYYTAAGDDEGDELTYTQRIAGAEGGNVESSDDGLEIGGSWNHQVLLTPDGDRYETEEQSRGMIYTFRDPWFFEDPETGETCLLFEANTPVPEGSDVCGGDAAQSEFNGSIGVAISESGDPMEWELDDPILDAVCVNQELERPHVVYTDQRYYLFISSHMHTFAPGLEGYDALYGFVADSLRGPYEPLNDSGLVVTNPANAPFQAYSWMAFPHGDDALVQSFFNYYDFAGTSLDAIGDLPEAEQMRRFGGTLGPTISLGIDGDRTRITGTLDHWHIPTANEELSLRDLGVSKRSENAGSSETGAIESDENATNDGSGDASDRGGYGYY; translated from the coding sequence ATGCCCGATATATCGCTGGACGACTACCCCTCCGGCGAGGACTCACCACGCTCTTCGTGGACGCGCGAACAGGCCGCCGCCATGGAGCGCACCGAGATGAACGTCGCTCCCATCATCTACCCGCCAGAAGACGACCCTGCCGCAGACGACGGCGTTCACGTCTGGGACACGTGGCTGTTGCGCGATAGAAACGGAGAAATAGCCGAAATAGACGGCTGGCGCGTCGTCTTCTCGCTGACCGCCGCGTCGGAGTTGCTCCCCGGCAAGCGCCACGACTGTGCGACGATTCGGTACTTCTACTCGCGCGACGGGAAATCGTGGCAGGGCGGCGGCCCAGTTTTCGACGGCGGTGCGCTCGGCCAGCGCCAGTGGGCGGGGTCCGCGCTGTACGACGACGGCGACCTCTACGTCTACTACACCGCCGCAGGCGACGACGAAGGCGACGAACTGACCTACACCCAGCGCATCGCAGGCGCGGAAGGCGGCAACGTCGAGTCGAGCGACGACGGTCTCGAAATCGGCGGGTCGTGGAACCACCAAGTGCTACTCACGCCCGACGGCGACCGGTACGAGACCGAGGAACAGTCTCGGGGCATGATTTACACCTTCCGGGACCCGTGGTTCTTCGAGGACCCAGAAACTGGCGAGACCTGCCTCCTGTTCGAGGCGAACACCCCCGTTCCAGAAGGTAGCGACGTCTGTGGCGGTGACGCGGCCCAGAGCGAGTTCAACGGGAGCATCGGTGTCGCCATCTCGGAGAGCGGCGACCCGATGGAGTGGGAACTCGACGACCCGATTCTCGACGCTGTCTGTGTCAATCAGGAACTCGAACGCCCGCACGTCGTTTACACCGACCAAAGGTACTACCTCTTCATCTCCAGCCACATGCACACCTTCGCACCCGGATTAGAGGGGTACGACGCGCTCTATGGCTTCGTCGCCGACTCGCTTCGCGGACCGTACGAACCGCTGAACGACTCGGGACTGGTCGTCACGAACCCCGCGAACGCGCCGTTTCAGGCCTACTCGTGGATGGCGTTCCCCCACGGCGACGACGCGCTCGTCCAGAGCTTCTTCAACTACTACGACTTCGCGGGCACGTCGCTCGACGCCATCGGCGACCTGCCAGAAGCAGAGCAGATGCGACGCTTCGGCGGGACGCTCGGCCCGACGATTTCGCTCGGCATCGACGGCGACCGAACGCGGATTACGGGGACCCTCGACCACTGGCACATCCCGACGGCGAACGAGGAGTTGTCGCTACGGGACTTAGGCGTCTCGAAGCGCAGTGAGAACGCGGGAAGTAGCGAGACCGGTGCAATCGAGTCAGACGAGAACGCGACGAACGACGGGTCGGGCGACGCGAGCGACCGCGGCGGGTACGGATACTACTAA